In Cytobacillus oceanisediminis, the following proteins share a genomic window:
- a CDS encoding MarR family winged helix-turn-helix transcriptional regulator has protein sequence MHPNQSEFFHSINQFTRHFSKVLNESLVPLGLYAAQWTIIYRLKTGGPSTQKEISSYLGVEAPTMTRTLARLEKSGWITRTAGKDKREKLISLTDAAIKEYDNWLAAVRSSESNVLQNITEEEISTMIRLMAKMRENMVPGT, from the coding sequence ATGCATCCTAATCAAAGCGAATTTTTCCATTCCATTAACCAATTTACCCGTCATTTTTCCAAAGTACTTAATGAAAGTTTGGTGCCGCTTGGTTTATATGCTGCTCAATGGACGATAATTTACCGTCTGAAAACTGGAGGCCCTAGCACTCAAAAAGAGATTTCTTCTTATCTGGGAGTTGAGGCTCCAACCATGACAAGGACATTGGCCCGTCTTGAGAAATCGGGCTGGATCACCAGAACGGCAGGAAAGGACAAACGTGAAAAATTGATTTCACTGACTGATGCAGCCATCAAGGAATACGACAATTGGCTTGCCGCCGTGCGATCAAGCGAAAGTAATGTCCTGCAGAATATTACGGAAGAAGAAATCAGCACAATGATCAGACTTATGGCAAAAATGAGAGAAAATATGGTACCAGGCACCTAG
- the motB gene encoding flagellar motor protein MotB has translation MSRRKKKQHHEEHVDESWLLPYADLLTLLLALFIVLFAMSSVDAQKFQKLSKAFNDVFSGGTGVFEFPSPMPEGQMQSTDAVSEKPSKDLKEMAALDELEKEKLKQAADQEELAELQQRVNAFIENQNLADKLETSLTTEGLLVSIRDNVLFGSGSAEVSEQDLKMANEIAELLIMDPPRNIIISGHTDNVPIRNSKFESNWELSVMRAVNFMKIILKNDQLDPKWFSAKGFGEFQPVAGNDTKEGRAKNRRVEILILPRTGNQP, from the coding sequence ATGAGTAGGCGAAAAAAGAAGCAGCACCATGAGGAGCATGTAGATGAATCCTGGCTATTGCCGTATGCTGATTTATTAACACTGCTTCTAGCACTATTCATTGTCCTATTCGCAATGAGTTCCGTAGATGCCCAGAAATTCCAGAAGCTATCAAAGGCATTCAACGATGTCTTTTCAGGCGGAACCGGGGTATTTGAATTCCCAAGTCCAATGCCGGAAGGCCAAATGCAATCCACTGATGCTGTGTCTGAAAAGCCAAGCAAGGATCTTAAGGAAATGGCAGCTCTGGATGAATTGGAAAAAGAAAAGCTGAAGCAGGCTGCCGATCAGGAAGAACTGGCAGAGCTGCAGCAGAGAGTCAATGCCTTTATCGAAAATCAAAACCTGGCAGATAAATTGGAAACCTCTTTAACCACCGAAGGACTGCTTGTGTCAATCAGGGATAATGTCCTGTTCGGCTCAGGTAGTGCAGAAGTCAGTGAGCAGGATTTAAAAATGGCAAATGAAATTGCAGAGCTTCTTATCATGGACCCGCCAAGAAACATCATCATCAGCGGCCATACAGACAACGTCCCGATCCGCAACTCAAAATTCGAATCAAACTGGGAGCTCAGTGTGATGCGCGCTGTCAACTTTATGAAAATAATCCTGAAAAATGACCAGCTGGACCCTAAATGGTTCAGTGCCAAAGGCTTCGGAGAATTCCAGCCGGTTGCCGGAAATGATACCAAGGAAGGCAGAGCAAAGAACAGACGGGTAGAGATTTTAATATTGCCAAGAACGGGGAATCAGCCTTAG
- a CDS encoding DNA topoisomerase III: MKSLVLAEKPSVAREIARVLGCRQSHKSYMEGDKYIVTWALGHLIELKMPEHYDSKYKNWNLEDLPIIPDQMGLKVMKQTSHQYKAIENLAKRKDIKEIIIGTDAGREGELVARWILEKIRWRKTIKRLWISSVTDRAIRDGFQNLKPGKQFEDLYESAVCRAEADWLIGLNVTRALTTKYKDPLSAGRVQTPTLALVMERETFIQKFVPKEYWTIRAQIGPLQADWEKNGEKRSFSKEAADGVLSKVKGQKAVIQSINRKEKTEPQPLPYDLTELQRDANKRYGFSAKKTSNVLQKLYEHHKLVTYPRTDSRYLTKDMEATMMDRLHGIAASYKDEVKPILANQGKVLAKRVFNNEKVTDHHAIIPTEERVHLGDLSADERKLYELILRRFLAIFHNPYKYETIHAAIDVNGETFTARETAVIDLGYRKVERSSDEETGKQSLKNISKGQRFTVQTAELSAKLTEPPLRYSEADILTQMEKYSLGTPATRAEIIERLLDTEAIERQNGRLFPTKKGKQLMDLVNEDLKSPELTAKWEQELEKIARGKADPKEFLQNIRKQTRTLVSEIKKSDKSYRAHNLTGSKCPECDSFLKERNTKDGKILVCSNLDCNFRKRKDPKLSNRRCPQCRKKMEIHQGKAGTYFQCRPCNVVEKAQDKKKAVNKREERKLVQKYTQKEDSFGTSLGDLLKAAMDDKD, encoded by the coding sequence ATGAAATCACTTGTTCTTGCTGAAAAGCCCAGTGTTGCCCGTGAAATTGCACGGGTTCTGGGATGCCGGCAATCTCATAAAAGCTATATGGAAGGCGATAAATATATCGTGACTTGGGCTCTTGGCCATTTAATCGAGTTAAAGATGCCTGAGCATTATGACAGCAAATACAAAAACTGGAATCTGGAAGATCTGCCGATTATTCCTGACCAAATGGGCCTGAAGGTGATGAAGCAGACCAGCCACCAGTATAAAGCCATTGAGAACCTGGCAAAGCGGAAGGATATTAAGGAAATTATCATTGGTACTGATGCAGGCCGCGAAGGGGAGCTTGTCGCACGCTGGATATTGGAGAAAATCCGCTGGCGCAAGACAATCAAACGCTTATGGATTTCTTCTGTAACGGACCGCGCCATCCGGGACGGCTTTCAAAACCTTAAGCCAGGAAAACAATTTGAAGATCTGTATGAATCCGCAGTGTGCCGGGCAGAGGCTGATTGGCTCATTGGCCTGAATGTCACAAGAGCCTTGACTACTAAATATAAGGATCCCCTATCCGCTGGCCGGGTGCAGACGCCGACACTGGCACTCGTGATGGAAAGGGAAACATTCATTCAAAAATTTGTTCCAAAAGAGTACTGGACGATTCGCGCCCAAATTGGCCCTCTGCAGGCTGACTGGGAGAAAAACGGTGAAAAGCGCAGCTTTTCTAAAGAAGCAGCTGATGGAGTCCTTTCCAAAGTAAAGGGGCAAAAAGCGGTTATCCAGTCCATTAACCGGAAAGAAAAAACTGAGCCGCAGCCGCTTCCTTATGATTTGACGGAGCTGCAGCGTGACGCCAATAAGCGTTACGGTTTCTCAGCCAAGAAAACGTCGAATGTGCTGCAGAAACTTTATGAGCACCATAAGCTTGTCACATATCCGCGGACAGACTCACGCTATTTGACAAAAGATATGGAAGCAACTATGATGGATCGCCTTCATGGCATTGCAGCTTCCTATAAAGACGAAGTGAAGCCGATCCTTGCGAATCAGGGCAAGGTCCTGGCAAAGCGAGTCTTTAATAATGAAAAAGTAACCGATCACCATGCGATAATTCCGACTGAAGAACGTGTACACCTCGGTGATTTGTCTGCTGATGAGCGGAAACTATACGAATTGATTCTGCGCAGATTTCTGGCCATTTTCCATAACCCTTATAAGTATGAAACCATCCATGCTGCTATTGATGTTAACGGTGAGACATTCACAGCCAGGGAAACAGCAGTTATCGACCTGGGTTATCGCAAGGTTGAACGCAGCAGTGATGAAGAAACAGGAAAACAGAGCCTGAAGAATATCTCAAAAGGACAGCGCTTTACGGTACAAACTGCTGAATTGTCCGCCAAGCTTACTGAACCCCCTCTTCGCTATTCCGAAGCTGACATTTTGACCCAGATGGAAAAATACAGCCTCGGAACACCTGCGACAAGAGCGGAAATCATTGAACGGCTCCTTGATACGGAAGCGATTGAAAGGCAAAATGGACGTCTGTTTCCGACTAAAAAGGGCAAACAGCTGATGGACCTGGTGAATGAAGATCTGAAATCACCTGAACTGACTGCTAAATGGGAACAGGAATTGGAAAAAATCGCACGCGGAAAAGCAGACCCCAAAGAGTTTCTGCAGAATATCCGCAAACAGACACGGACATTGGTTTCAGAAATTAAAAAGAGCGACAAATCTTACCGTGCCCACAATCTCACGGGCTCAAAATGTCCAGAATGCGATTCCTTCCTAAAAGAAAGGAATACCAAGGACGGAAAAATACTTGTCTGTTCCAATCTTGATTGTAATTTCCGAAAGCGCAAGGATCCAAAGCTTTCAAACCGCCGCTGCCCTCAGTGCCGCAAAAAAATGGAGATCCACCAGGGCAAAGCAGGGACCTACTTCCAGTGCCGCCCATGCAATGTGGTGGAGAAAGCCCAGGACAAAAAGAAAGCCGTCAACAAACGCGAAGAACGCAAACTTGTTCAGAAATATACCCAGAAGGAAGATTCTTTTGGAACGAGCCTTGGCGATTTGCTGAAGGCTGCAATGGATGATAAGGATTAA
- a CDS encoding DnaJ family domain-containing protein, with product MDFFSILSEDRIKKAYKDGEFDNLPGYGKPLPFDDLSSVPENLRMAYRIMKNAGFTDEENQMKKEMLTIEDLIKKCEDQEEKKALQKKLNEKMLRFNSMMSKRRQNTNSSLFKNYGEKINNKLF from the coding sequence TTGGACTTCTTTTCTATACTGTCTGAAGATCGGATAAAAAAAGCGTACAAGGATGGCGAATTTGATAATTTGCCAGGCTATGGGAAACCGCTTCCGTTCGATGACCTGTCTTCCGTCCCTGAGAATTTGCGAATGGCATACCGCATCATGAAGAATGCCGGATTCACTGATGAAGAAAACCAAATGAAGAAGGAAATGCTGACGATCGAAGACCTTATTAAAAAATGTGAGGATCAGGAAGAAAAAAAGGCATTGCAGAAGAAACTTAACGAAAAGATGCTCCGCTTTAACAGCATGATGTCGAAAAGAAGACAAAACACCAACTCATCCCTTTTCAAAAACTACGGAGAAAAAATTAACAATAAATTATTCTAA
- a CDS encoding alanine/glycine:cation symporter family protein, producing MDTLLEVVGDISGWLWGYPIILLLAGTGLYLTFLLGFFQFRYPVYIFKQTFGSVFKKPKGKGTVTPLQALTSALASTIGAANIVGVPAAIMFGGPGAVFWMWVIALIGMAIKFSESVLAIKYREKNEDGEYVGGPMYYMTKGLNMKWLGVIFAFALMIELIPSIMVQGNAVAAAVGETFKIDGLYTGIAVAVLVSLVVFGGIQRIGKVTEIFVPFMALIYVGAALVVLFMNLGKLPEVLELIFTYAFQPMSAIGGFAGAAIGEIIRWGFARGLYSNEAGLGTAPIAHAAATTDHPVRQGFWAIVGIVVDTLIVCTATAFVVLSSGVWTREGAMEDPSALTAAAFTEYFGSFGGILVAVSLVFFVISTIIVVVFYGSKMAEFLFGSFAGKAIKVVYIAAIVLGSVGAAKTIWQFLDLALAMILIPNIVAVLLLSKEVKQLKNEFFTSEKYYLKDIKKEDNAA from the coding sequence TTGGATACGTTATTAGAAGTCGTAGGAGATATTTCAGGATGGCTGTGGGGATATCCCATCATCCTATTATTAGCCGGAACAGGGCTGTATTTAACCTTTTTGCTTGGTTTCTTCCAGTTCCGTTATCCGGTATATATTTTTAAGCAAACATTCGGAAGTGTTTTTAAAAAGCCGAAGGGAAAAGGAACCGTTACACCATTGCAGGCACTCACATCTGCACTTGCTTCCACCATTGGTGCCGCAAACATTGTGGGTGTACCGGCAGCCATCATGTTTGGAGGTCCGGGTGCTGTCTTCTGGATGTGGGTCATTGCGCTCATTGGAATGGCCATCAAGTTCTCGGAAAGTGTATTGGCCATTAAGTATAGAGAAAAAAATGAAGATGGAGAATATGTAGGCGGCCCTATGTATTACATGACAAAAGGGCTTAACATGAAGTGGCTCGGAGTGATCTTTGCCTTCGCGCTGATGATTGAACTGATCCCAAGCATCATGGTACAGGGAAATGCAGTAGCCGCTGCGGTTGGCGAGACATTTAAAATAGATGGCCTGTATACCGGAATTGCTGTAGCAGTACTTGTTTCTTTAGTTGTTTTTGGCGGGATTCAGAGAATCGGCAAGGTGACCGAAATCTTCGTTCCGTTTATGGCTCTCATCTATGTAGGAGCAGCTTTAGTGGTTTTATTTATGAATCTGGGAAAACTTCCTGAAGTGTTGGAATTAATCTTCACTTATGCGTTTCAGCCGATGTCCGCAATAGGCGGATTTGCCGGAGCGGCAATTGGTGAAATCATTCGCTGGGGATTTGCACGAGGATTATATTCCAATGAGGCAGGACTCGGGACTGCTCCAATTGCCCATGCTGCAGCCACAACCGATCACCCGGTGCGCCAAGGCTTCTGGGCGATTGTCGGAATCGTTGTTGATACGCTGATTGTTTGTACTGCAACTGCATTTGTCGTACTATCCTCCGGGGTGTGGACAAGGGAGGGGGCTATGGAAGATCCCTCAGCCTTGACAGCAGCGGCATTTACGGAATACTTTGGATCATTTGGAGGTATTCTTGTAGCTGTATCACTAGTATTCTTTGTCATTTCAACGATCATTGTAGTAGTCTTTTATGGATCCAAAATGGCAGAATTCCTATTTGGCTCTTTTGCTGGAAAAGCCATCAAAGTGGTTTACATTGCTGCCATTGTTCTTGGTTCAGTTGGAGCAGCGAAAACGATCTGGCAGTTCCTTGATCTGGCTCTTGCCATGATTTTGATACCGAACATCGTGGCTGTTCTGCTTCTAAGCAAAGAGGTTAAACAGCTGAAAAACGAGTTCTTTACTTCGGAAAAGTATTATTTAAAGGATATTAAAAAAGAAGATAATGCTGCGTAA
- the hutH gene encoding histidine ammonia-lyase, whose translation MVTLNGNTLTLSEAKKVLFEGVKAAASKESMLRVKNSREAVKRIVSEEKVIYGINTGFGKFSDVRIDQGDVEDLQLNLIRSHACGVGEPFPESVSRAMLLLRANALLKGFSGVRPVLIETLLALVNKQIHPVIPQQGSLGASGDLAPLSHLALVLMGEGEVFFKGERRPALEVLVQEGIEPLTLQAKEGLALINGTQAMTAMGVIGYLEAEKIAYQSELIAAVTMEGLNGIIDAFDENIHQARGYQQQVDTARRMREYLAGSSLITRQGEIRVQDAYSIRCIPQVHGASWQALDYVKEKLEIEMNAATDNPLIFENGESVISGGNFHGQPIALAMDFMKIAVAELANISERRIERLVNPQLSDLPPFLSPEPGLQSGAMILQYVAASLVSENKTLAHPASVDSIPSSGNQEDHVSMGTIGSRHAYQIIQNVNKVLAIELICALQAAEFRGSDKMADKTKHFYEEARKVVPSITKDRVFSKDIEACASWLKEVEIDAI comes from the coding sequence GTGGTTACTTTAAATGGAAATACCCTTACTTTGTCTGAAGCGAAAAAAGTGCTTTTTGAAGGAGTAAAGGCTGCAGCATCAAAGGAAAGCATGCTTCGTGTAAAAAACAGCCGTGAAGCCGTAAAGAGAATTGTAAGTGAAGAAAAAGTCATTTACGGCATTAACACTGGCTTTGGCAAATTCAGCGATGTAAGAATTGATCAGGGAGATGTAGAGGATCTTCAGCTGAATTTAATCCGCTCGCATGCCTGCGGTGTAGGGGAACCATTCCCTGAGTCTGTCTCTAGAGCTATGCTCCTATTAAGAGCAAATGCTTTATTAAAAGGGTTCTCAGGAGTCCGTCCTGTCTTGATAGAAACTCTTTTAGCGCTTGTGAATAAACAAATCCATCCTGTCATCCCGCAGCAGGGATCTCTTGGAGCGAGCGGCGATTTGGCGCCTCTATCTCATTTGGCATTAGTATTAATGGGAGAAGGGGAAGTGTTTTTCAAGGGTGAAAGAAGGCCTGCGCTGGAAGTGCTTGTTCAGGAGGGAATAGAGCCTTTAACATTACAGGCGAAGGAAGGGCTAGCTCTGATTAACGGCACTCAAGCGATGACGGCAATGGGAGTCATTGGTTATCTGGAAGCGGAAAAAATCGCTTATCAAAGTGAACTCATCGCTGCAGTTACAATGGAGGGCTTAAACGGCATAATTGATGCGTTTGATGAAAATATCCATCAGGCAAGAGGCTATCAGCAGCAGGTGGATACAGCAAGAAGAATGAGGGAATACCTGGCAGGCAGCAGCCTGATCACAAGACAGGGAGAAATCCGTGTGCAGGACGCCTATTCCATCCGCTGCATCCCGCAGGTTCATGGGGCATCCTGGCAGGCTCTTGACTATGTAAAAGAAAAGCTTGAAATTGAAATGAACGCAGCCACAGATAACCCGCTAATTTTTGAAAATGGGGAAAGCGTTATATCCGGCGGAAACTTTCATGGACAGCCAATCGCACTTGCAATGGACTTCATGAAAATCGCGGTTGCGGAATTGGCCAATATTTCAGAGCGCCGGATTGAAAGACTTGTTAACCCGCAGCTGAGTGATTTGCCGCCATTTTTAAGCCCGGAGCCTGGACTGCAGTCAGGTGCGATGATTCTCCAATATGTTGCAGCATCACTTGTTTCAGAAAATAAGACACTTGCCCATCCAGCAAGTGTGGACTCGATCCCTTCATCTGGTAATCAGGAAGACCATGTGAGCATGGGAACCATCGGATCAAGACATGCTTATCAGATTATCCAGAATGTCAATAAAGTGCTTGCAATTGAACTGATTTGCGCGCTGCAGGCAGCAGAATTCCGCGGTTCTGATAAAATGGCTGATAAAACAAAACATTTTTATGAAGAAGCAAGAAAAGTGGTGCCTTCCATTACAAAAGATCGCGTATTTTCAAAGGATATTGAAGCATGCGCGTCCTGGCTGAAAGAAGTTGAAATAGACGCAATATAA
- a CDS encoding STAS domain-containing protein, producing the protein MNAKNQLLYDYIQENSKNITDMWLSLRDKQKGSIYSADADPAYEKLLREQNTFTNRTVSAALLDEDTFNENMEEWAITVAESRVDSNTPIFQVLEALSNVRETYWHFVEKFIKENQSEVTANDVLKWSTIINKAFDQLINKFSERYYELTTRRLVAQQSLINELGTPVIPVKDDTAVLPLIGNIDTERARILLEEIPKKCAKENIEHLFIDLSGVAIIDTMVAHQIFSLTTALQLLGVKSTISGISPEVAQTSIQLGLDFTGINTYGTLKQALKRQDIE; encoded by the coding sequence ATGAATGCAAAAAATCAGCTTCTTTATGATTACATTCAGGAGAATTCAAAAAATATCACAGATATGTGGCTGTCTTTAAGGGATAAACAGAAAGGCTCGATTTATTCTGCAGATGCAGACCCCGCTTATGAGAAGCTCCTGAGAGAACAAAATACGTTTACCAACCGCACCGTTTCAGCAGCTCTGCTTGATGAGGACACATTTAACGAGAATATGGAAGAATGGGCTATTACAGTAGCGGAGAGCAGAGTGGATTCTAATACGCCCATTTTTCAAGTGCTTGAAGCTTTAAGTAATGTCCGGGAAACCTATTGGCATTTTGTTGAAAAGTTCATTAAAGAAAACCAGTCTGAAGTCACAGCAAATGATGTATTGAAATGGAGCACGATCATTAACAAGGCTTTCGATCAACTAATCAATAAATTTTCGGAGAGATATTATGAGCTGACGACCAGAAGGCTTGTTGCCCAGCAAAGCCTGATTAATGAACTTGGCACCCCAGTCATCCCTGTTAAGGACGATACAGCCGTACTGCCGCTTATCGGCAATATTGATACTGAACGTGCGCGAATCCTCCTGGAGGAAATTCCGAAAAAATGTGCAAAAGAAAATATCGAACATCTATTTATTGATTTATCAGGTGTGGCCATCATCGATACGATGGTTGCCCATCAAATATTCTCTTTAACGACAGCTTTACAGCTGCTAGGGGTAAAATCCACCATCTCAGGCATCAGCCCTGAAGTTGCCCAGACTTCCATTCAGCTTGGCCTGGACTTCACAGGCATTAATACTTACGGTACATTAAAGCAAGCACTGAAAAGACAAGACATTGAATGA
- a CDS encoding STAS domain-containing protein, producing MNKDEYITVLEKRVEEYEAAIADMTAPIIPSIIPQTILVPITGLLMAERFEKITAKILNHIKDHDTEFAIIDFTDITVDRIEQMCLSELGQQIRNLTDSINLMGVKPYFVGMTPQLIKEIVLSGIELNAETHATFQAALKHLMKINSLVFQKI from the coding sequence ATGAACAAAGATGAATATATAACGGTCCTTGAAAAAAGAGTGGAAGAATATGAGGCAGCCATAGCGGATATGACTGCACCGATTATTCCATCGATTATTCCCCAGACGATACTGGTGCCAATTACAGGCCTGCTCATGGCAGAAAGATTCGAAAAAATTACGGCTAAAATCCTGAATCATATTAAAGACCATGACACTGAATTTGCCATCATAGATTTTACCGATATTACGGTCGACCGCATTGAGCAGATGTGCCTTTCCGAACTTGGACAGCAAATCCGCAACCTGACTGATTCCATTAACCTCATGGGAGTAAAGCCTTACTTTGTAGGAATGACCCCGCAGCTGATAAAGGAAATCGTCTTGTCTGGCATTGAATTAAATGCTGAAACACATGCTACCTTCCAGGCGGCCTTAAAGCATTTAATGAAAATAAACAGCCTCGTCTTTCAAAAAATATAA
- a CDS encoding peroxiredoxin, producing MNDSNASVFCAGRGDRAPVFIADAVIDHQIKKVNLENYIGKWVLLFFYPSDFTFVUPTELAAVAAVNPYLKALNCEVMSISTDSVYAHKVFKETSPSLKNVNYPMVSDRTHQISRAYRVLDEKSGAAVRASVFIDPNGIIAAKLIYPGEVGRNLHEHVRIMQGIQYAQQTGKGVPANWQPGQTGINIDPNLIGKI from the coding sequence GTGAATGATTCGAATGCTTCCGTATTCTGTGCGGGCCGGGGAGATCGTGCTCCGGTATTTATTGCAGATGCTGTCATTGATCATCAAATAAAAAAGGTCAATTTGGAGAATTATATTGGAAAATGGGTGCTGCTGTTTTTTTACCCGAGTGATTTCACATTTGTCTGACCGACAGAATTGGCGGCGGTCGCCGCTGTGAATCCTTATTTAAAAGCCTTAAACTGTGAAGTAATGTCCATCAGTACGGACAGTGTATACGCCCATAAAGTATTTAAGGAAACATCTCCCTCTTTAAAAAATGTAAATTATCCAATGGTAAGCGATCGAACCCATCAAATAAGCAGAGCTTATAGGGTTTTGGACGAAAAGTCAGGAGCGGCGGTCAGGGCATCCGTTTTTATCGATCCTAATGGCATTATTGCGGCGAAGCTCATTTATCCTGGAGAAGTCGGCAGAAATCTGCATGAACATGTCAGAATCATGCAGGGAATTCAATATGCACAGCAGACAGGGAAAGGTGTACCGGCCAATTGGCAGCCTGGCCAGACCGGGATTAACATTGATCCGAACTTAATAGGAAAAATCTGA
- the motA gene encoding flagellar motor stator protein MotA, protein MDKTTIIGVILGIIAVGVGMVFKGVSPSVLINPAAILIIILGTAAAVAIAFPTNEIKRVPKLFGILFKEEKLMNPAEMIKMFSDWAQLARKEGLLALEVKTNEIENTFLKNGLSLAVDGQSADYIRDVLSEEIEAMEERHQAGAQIFSQAGTYAPSLGVLGAVIGLIAALGNMEDTTSLGHAISAAFVATLLGIFTGYVFWHPFANKLKRKSKQEAKIKSMMIEGILSILEGEAPRVIEQKLASYLPAGERRIFLEESSVAKDE, encoded by the coding sequence ATGGATAAAACAACGATTATAGGAGTAATATTAGGGATCATAGCGGTTGGAGTAGGGATGGTTTTTAAAGGGGTTTCTCCATCTGTTCTTATTAACCCTGCCGCTATTCTGATCATTATCCTGGGAACAGCAGCAGCAGTGGCAATTGCATTTCCAACAAATGAAATCAAACGGGTGCCCAAGCTTTTTGGCATTTTATTTAAAGAAGAAAAGCTGATGAACCCGGCTGAGATGATTAAGATGTTTTCGGATTGGGCCCAGCTGGCAAGAAAAGAAGGATTGCTTGCACTTGAAGTCAAAACGAACGAAATCGAAAATACTTTTTTAAAAAACGGCTTATCTTTGGCCGTTGATGGGCAAAGTGCCGATTATATACGGGATGTATTAAGCGAAGAAATCGAAGCGATGGAAGAAAGACATCAGGCCGGAGCTCAAATTTTCAGCCAGGCAGGCACGTATGCCCCATCCCTTGGAGTACTGGGAGCGGTTATCGGATTGATTGCAGCACTGGGAAATATGGAGGACACCACCAGCCTTGGACATGCCATCAGTGCCGCATTCGTAGCGACTTTACTGGGGATTTTCACGGGGTATGTGTTCTGGCATCCGTTTGCCAATAAGCTAAAGAGAAAATCCAAGCAGGAAGCAAAAATTAAAAGTATGATGATCGAAGGAATTCTTTCTATTTTAGAAGGGGAGGCGCCCCGGGTGATAGAACAAAAGCTTGCTTCCTACCTTCCTGCAGGAGAACGCCGGATATTCCTTGAAGAAAGCAGCGTGGCGAAGGATGAGTAG
- a CDS encoding MFS transporter: protein MKKQPLWTKDFLSISVTSFFLFMGFYVLLTTLPLYILDDLKGDETQVGLIISVFLIAAVISRPFTGKWIDEVGRRKILLASLIVFAVSSLLYFWADSTPVLLALRFLHGIGFGMATTATGAIVADIVPNERRGEGLGYYAMFMNLAMVIGPFAGLTIVQYASFLWIFALCTVLSFIAIVLGVFVKIPQKAESSVKHPKFTLSSLFEKNAVPVAISAGILAFAYSGILSFISVYAKELDLLEAASFFFVVYAAFIIMSRPFTGRWFDAYGENKVIYPAIILFAAGLFLLSQANSTFVFLLSGAIIGLGYGTIVPSLQTVAIKQADPAKRGLATSTFFTLFDTGIGLGSYVLGILAVKTGFSSLYFMLAGVALFGLLVYYLLHGKKTEPKRIHSEANLPL, encoded by the coding sequence ATGAAGAAACAGCCATTATGGACGAAGGATTTTTTGAGTATTTCTGTTACGAGTTTTTTCTTATTTATGGGGTTTTATGTTTTGCTGACTACGCTTCCCCTTTATATTTTGGATGATTTAAAAGGGGACGAAACACAGGTGGGACTGATCATTTCGGTCTTTCTGATTGCTGCAGTGATCAGCCGGCCTTTTACAGGGAAATGGATTGACGAGGTTGGACGCCGAAAGATCCTGCTTGCTTCCTTGATTGTGTTTGCCGTATCTTCCCTGCTTTATTTCTGGGCTGACTCTACACCTGTTCTTTTAGCACTGCGATTTCTGCACGGAATTGGATTTGGCATGGCCACCACAGCTACTGGAGCTATCGTTGCTGATATTGTGCCGAATGAACGCAGAGGCGAAGGGCTTGGCTATTATGCCATGTTCATGAATCTGGCCATGGTCATTGGACCGTTTGCCGGTTTGACGATTGTTCAATATGCAAGCTTCTTATGGATTTTTGCTTTATGTACAGTTTTATCATTTATTGCTATAGTGCTGGGTGTTTTTGTAAAAATACCGCAAAAAGCAGAGAGCTCTGTGAAGCATCCGAAATTTACACTTTCAAGCTTATTTGAAAAAAATGCTGTTCCTGTGGCAATTTCTGCTGGCATCCTTGCTTTCGCTTACTCAGGAATTCTTTCCTTTATTTCTGTTTATGCGAAAGAGCTTGATTTGCTTGAAGCTGCAAGCTTCTTTTTTGTGGTATATGCGGCATTCATTATTATGTCCCGTCCATTTACAGGCCGCTGGTTTGATGCGTACGGAGAAAATAAAGTGATCTATCCGGCCATTATTCTTTTTGCGGCAGGGTTATTTTTGCTCAGTCAGGCAAACAGCACCTTTGTGTTTCTGCTGTCAGGTGCGATCATCGGATTGGGATATGGCACAATTGTTCCGAGTCTTCAAACGGTTGCAATTAAGCAGGCGGATCCCGCTAAACGCGGGCTTGCTACCTCGACCTTTTTCACACTCTTTGATACCGGAATTGGATTAGGATCCTATGTTCTTGGAATACTTGCTGTTAAGACAGGCTTCTCATCGCTTTATTTTATGCTTGCCGGAGTAGCACTGTTTGGCTTGCTCGTTTACTACCTTCTTCACGGAAAAAAGACAGAACCAAAGAGGATACATTCAGAGGCAAATCTGCCATTATAA